In Planctomycetia bacterium, one DNA window encodes the following:
- a CDS encoding beta-ketoacyl-[acyl-carrier-protein] synthase family protein — protein sequence MSASGKRNRADKRVVITGMGWITPLGHDIETAWARILKGESGIAPTTIFDASTFPTQFSAEVKNFDLEKFLGADYEHHKTVSRQAGFALAAAKMAWESAGLQNTPSIDKTQIGVYLGGGEGPMDFDNFTAAAVDGWDYAKNDLDAQRWAEVAYKRLSEIVEAEQDPNMAAGHIAQLFGVEGPNFNTLTACAASTQAIGEATNLIRRGDAKIMISGGCHSMIHPFGVTGFNRLTALSTRNDSCITASRPFDRTRDGFVLGEGAGMLILEELEHAKARGARIFCEVVGFGSTADAFRITDIHEDGRGGIAAMRGAMADAGLSLTDIHYISAHGTGTSENDKIETLAIKGVFGEHAKKVPVSSVKSMLGHLIAAAGACELITCVLAIRDQVLPPTMNYETPDPECDLDYVPNAPRKTTVRTCLSNSFGFGGQNDTLAVSAYEA from the coding sequence ATGAGCGCGAGCGGTAAGCGAAATCGAGCGGATAAGCGCGTGGTCATCACCGGCATGGGTTGGATCACACCGCTCGGGCACGACATCGAGACGGCTTGGGCGCGAATTCTGAAGGGCGAAAGCGGCATCGCGCCGACGACCATCTTCGATGCGTCGACGTTCCCGACGCAGTTTTCGGCGGAGGTGAAGAACTTCGACCTCGAGAAGTTTCTCGGCGCCGACTACGAGCACCACAAGACCGTCAGCCGACAAGCGGGCTTCGCCTTGGCCGCGGCGAAGATGGCGTGGGAATCGGCCGGTCTGCAAAATACTCCGTCGATCGACAAGACGCAGATCGGCGTTTATCTCGGCGGCGGCGAGGGACCGATGGACTTTGACAACTTCACCGCGGCCGCCGTCGATGGTTGGGATTATGCAAAGAATGATCTGGATGCCCAACGCTGGGCCGAAGTCGCTTACAAGCGGCTAAGTGAAATCGTGGAGGCCGAGCAGGATCCCAACATGGCCGCAGGGCACATCGCGCAACTCTTCGGAGTGGAAGGCCCGAATTTCAACACCCTGACGGCCTGTGCCGCCAGCACGCAAGCCATCGGCGAGGCGACCAACCTGATCCGCCGCGGCGATGCGAAGATCATGATCTCCGGCGGGTGTCACAGCATGATTCACCCGTTCGGCGTCACCGGCTTCAACCGCCTCACCGCGCTCTCGACGCGAAACGACTCGTGCATCACCGCGTCGCGCCCGTTTGATCGCACGCGCGACGGCTTCGTTCTCGGTGAGGGCGCGGGCATGCTCATTCTCGAAGAACTGGAGCACGCCAAGGCGCGCGGGGCGCGGATCTTTTGCGAGGTGGTCGGCTTCGGTTCGACCGCCGACGCGTTTCGCATCACGGACATTCACGAGGACGGCCGCGGAGGGATCGCCGCCATGCGCGGCGCGATGGCCGACGCCGGATTGAGCCTGACTGACATCCATTACATATCGGCCCACGGCACGGGCACGAGCGAGAACGACAAGATCGAAACGCTCGCCATCAAGGGCGTCTTCGGCGAACACGCGAAGAAGGTCCCCGTCAGCAGCGTGAAATCAATGCTCGGTCACCTGATCGCCGCGGCCGGCGCGTGCGAACTCATCACCTGCGTGCTCGCAATTCGCGATCAAGTTCTGCCGCCGACGATGAACTACGAGACGCCCGATCCCGAGTGCGATCTCGACTATGTGCCGAACGCCCCGCGCAAGACGACCGTGCGCACGTGCCTAAGCAACTCCTTCGGCTTCGGGGGGCAGAACGATACGCTGGCGGTCTCGGCCTACGAGGCCTGA